The genomic region CGTGGAACACCATCGTCGAGGAAGCGGCCGAGGCACTGCCCGGGCCGGCGGCGAGGGGCATCACGGGCGGGCGGAAGATCGCGTTTGTTCCGCTCGCGGGCGAAAGCGCCCCGCCGCCGCGCACGCCCTTCGACATCGCCGAGCTCGACCGGGTTCTGGGGGGCGGGCTCGTTCCGGCCTCGGTCGTTCTCGTCGGCGGCGACCCGGGGATCGGCAAGAGCACGCTGCTTCTCCAGGCCGCTGCACGGCTCGCCGCGGGCGGGGCGCGCGCCCTCTACATCTCGGGCGAGGAATCGGTCGAGCAGGTTCGGCTGCGTGCGTCGCGGCTCGGGCTCGCTGCCGCGCCGCTCGCGCTTGCCGCCGCCACAAGCCTGCGCGACATCGCAGCCTCGCTCGAGGCTGAGCGAGGCGTCGCCCTCGTCGTGATCGACAGCATCCAGACGATGTGGCTTGATGCGCTCGAGTCGGCCCCCGGAACGGTCGCGCAGGTGCGGGCCTGTGCGGCCGAGCTGATTCGGCTTGCCAAGTCGCGCGGCTTCGCGCTCGTCGTCGTCGGTCACGTGACGAAGGAAGGCGCGATCGCGGGCCCGCGCGTGCTCGAGCACATGGTCGATGCGGTGCTCTATTTCGAGGGCGAGCGCGGCCACGCCTTCCGGATCCTCCGCGCGGTGAAGAACCGCTTCGGCGCGACCGACGAGATCGGCGTGTTCGAGATGACTGACCGCGGCCTCGTCGAGGTCGCCAACCCCTCCGCCCTGTTCCTCGCCGAGCGCCGCGGCAATGTCGCGGGCTCGGCCGTGTTCGCGGGCGTGGAGGGAACCCGCCCCGTGCTCGTCGAGGTTCAGGCGTTGCTCTCGCCCTCACCGGGCGGCAGCCCGCGCCGCGCCGTGGTGGGATGGGACCAGGGGCGGCTTGCGATGCTGCTTGCGGTGCTCGAGACGCGCGCCGGCCTCGCGCTCTCGGGAGCGGATGTCTATCTCAACATTGCCGGCGGCTTGCGCATCACCGAACCGGCGGCCGATCTTGCGGTCGCCGCCGCCCTCGCCTCCGCCGCGACCGGCCGGCCCACCGATGCGTCGATGGTGTTCTTCGGCGAGGTCGGGCTTTCGGGCGAGGTGCGGCTCGTGTCGCAGGCGGAGGCGAGGCTCAAGGAGGCCGCCAAGCTCGGCTTCACCGCCGCCGCCCTGCCGCGCCGGCCCTCCGCCAAGGGGCGCGCGCTCGCGGTGCCTCAGGGCCTCGCCGCCTGGGAGGTCGGGCACGTCTCCGATCTCGTCGCCCGGATCGCCGGCAGAGCGGCCGGGCGCGCGCGGGGCGCCGCCGGGCCTCGAGGCGAGAGGTAGGGCGGGCAGGGCGGCCGTGACGCTGGCCATGACAGGCTCGCTGAAACGTGCCGATACGCAGCGATGCGGTGAGCGCTGGAACGTAACGTCACCGATCCGACCCTTCATCCGAGGAGACCGAGGCCGATGACATCGATCCCCGCCAACTCCTGGCTCGCCTTCCTCTTGCCGCCGCTTCTGCTCGTCGGCTCGAACGTGCTGATGACCGTCGCCTGGTACGGCCACCTGAAGCAGCCCTCCTGGCCGCTCTGGCTCGCCGTGCTCGTCTCTTGGGGCATCGCCTTCTTCGAATACTGCCTCGCCGTGCCGGCGAATCGAATCGGCTATGGCACCTACACCGCGCAGCAGCTCAAGGTGATGCAGGAGGTCATCACCATGGCGGTGTTCGCGGGCTTTGCCGTGCTGGTGCTCGGCGAGCGTCTCAGCTGGAATTACGGGGCGGCTGCGCTCTGCCTCGTCGCCGCCGTGGTCTTCATCTTCCTGCCAACGGGGAAGTGAGGAACTGGAGAGGGAGAGGAGGGCAGGGATGCGGATCGGTGTCCCGAAGGAGACAAAGGTGCACGAATACCGCGTCGGGCTCGTTTCCGGCGTCGGTTCGAGAGCTCGTGCACGCCGGCCACACGGTGCTCGTGCAGTCGGGAGCGGGCGAGGGAATCGGCTTCGGCGACGAAGCCTATCAGCGCGCCGGCGCGAGCATCCTGCCCGACGCGGCCTCCGTGTTCGCCGTGGCCGAGCTGATCGTGAAGGTGAAGGAGCCGCTTCCGCCCGAGATCGCCCTTCTGAGGCCGGGTAGGTTCTGTTCACCTATCTCCATCTCGCGGCCGACCCTCAGCTGGCGAGGGGGTTGATGGCCTCGGGCGTGACGGCGATCGCCTACGAGACGGTGACGGACCGCTCGGGCGGACTTTCGCTGCTCGCGCCGATGAGCGAAGTGGCCGGGCGTGTGGCGGTCCAGGTCGGGGCGCGTTGCCTCGAGAAGGAGAATGGCGGGGCAGGACTCCTTGTCTCCGGTGTGCCCGGGGTGCGCGGCGCGCGCGTCACCATCCTCGGTGGCGGCGTGGTCGGCTCGAACGCGGCGCGGATCGCGGCCGGGATGCGGGCGGAGGTGACGGTGATCGACCGCGACCTCGCGCGCCTCGACGCGCTCGACCGCGAGTTCGGCGGCAGGGTCACGACCCTGCACGCCACCGCCGATGCGATCGAAGCTTCGGTTCTCGCGAGCGACCTCGTGATCGGCGCGGTGTTCGTGCCTGGTGCCGCGGCGCCGAAGCTGATCTCCCGCGCCATGGTTTCGCGCATGCAGAAGGGAAGCGTGATCGTCGATGTCGCGATCGACCAGGGCGGCTCTATCGAAACCTCACGCCCCACCACCCATGCCGACCCGACCTATATCGTCGACGGCGTGGTGCACTACTGCGTCACCAACATGCCGGGCGCGGTCGCCCGCACCTCGGCGGTGGCGCTCAATAACGCGACGCTGCCTTTCGTGATGGCGGTGGCAGGCAAGGGCTGGCGGCGGGCGATGGCGGAGGATCCGCATCTGCGCAACGGGCTCACCGTTCATGATCGGCGCATCACCCATCCGGCTGTCGCTGCGGCGCTCGGCGAGAAGCTCTACCGCGCCGAGGAGGCGATCGTTCCGTGAGCGCCGTGGCTCTCGCCGCCGCGGCGCGCGAGGTCGCCCGGCTCGGCCTCGTCAGCGGCACCGCGGGCAACCTCTCGCTGCGGGCGGGGGAGACGCTGCTCGTCACGCCGACGGGGCGCGAGCTCGCCTCGCTCGCGGCCGAGGACATCGTCACGCTTGACCGCGAGGGACGAGCGGTCGGGGAGGGGCGGCCGACCAGCGAGTGGCGACTGCACCGCGCGGTGCTCGACACAAGGCCCGATCTCAACGCCGTGGTGCACACGCATAGCTCATGCGCCACCGCCGCCTCGGCCCTCCGGCGATCCATTCCGGCCGTGCACTATACCGTTGTCGCGGCCGGCGGCGAGGACATCCCCTGCGCGCCCTACGCCACCCCCGGAAGCGCGGCGCTCGCCGAAGCCGCGGCGCGGGCGATGGCCGAGCGCGATGCCTGCCTCCTTGCGCATCACGGCGTGGTGGCGGCCGGCGCGACGCTCGAGGCGGCGGTGTCGCTCGCGCTCATGGTCGAGGAGCTCGCCCGGATCTGGCTTCGGCTTCTTGCCGCCACACCCGACCCGCCGGTGCTCCACGCCGCCGAGATGGCGTCGCTGAAGGCCGCCTGGGCCACCTACCGGAGCGGCGGCATGACTGAAGGGCTGCCTTCCGGATAGCCAGTGTCGCCTATCTTTTAGTCGCAATCGCCGGTTCGATCCCGCGTCAGCCCATAAAAAGGGCGGATTTTGGATCCCGCAGAAGTTGGCATCGTTTTTGCCTACTCGGTGACAGCGCAGCGTCGCTTCGGCGACAGCTTCGGTTGGCGTGCCACCTGTGTGTTCCACAGACGGGCCGGTCCATCCGCGCGGGGCCCGTCCCGGGAGAAGGAGAACGGGCCATGTGCGACCGTCACGGTGATGCCTTCGTCGATTACGGTGCGATCGCGGAGCGTTTGCGCGGGGCGCGGCTCGGCCGTCGCGCCGCGCTGAAGGCGACCGCCGCCGGTGCGCTGACCCTGGCGATGGGCCCGGGGCTCGCGCACGCGCAAGCGCGCGGCGCGCTGCGGGGCACGCACGGCACCGGCTTCTGCAACCTCAAC from Elioraea tepida harbors:
- the radA gene encoding DNA repair protein RadA, whose protein sequence is MPRPTSRYVCSACGAVAPKWAGRCEACGAWNTIVEEAAEALPGPAARGITGGRKIAFVPLAGESAPPPRTPFDIAELDRVLGGGLVPASVVLVGGDPGIGKSTLLLQAAARLAAGGARALYISGEESVEQVRLRASRLGLAAAPLALAAATSLRDIAASLEAERGVALVVIDSIQTMWLDALESAPGTVAQVRACAAELIRLAKSRGFALVVVGHVTKEGAIAGPRVLEHMVDAVLYFEGERGHAFRILRAVKNRFGATDEIGVFEMTDRGLVEVANPSALFLAERRGNVAGSAVFAGVEGTRPVLVEVQALLSPSPGGSPRRAVVGWDQGRLAMLLAVLETRAGLALSGADVYLNIAGGLRITEPAADLAVAAALASAATGRPTDASMVFFGEVGLSGEVRLVSQAEARLKEAAKLGFTAAALPRRPSAKGRALAVPQGLAAWEVGHVSDLVARIAGRAAGRARGAAGPRGER
- a CDS encoding DMT family protein, which translates into the protein MTSIPANSWLAFLLPPLLLVGSNVLMTVAWYGHLKQPSWPLWLAVLVSWGIAFFEYCLAVPANRIGYGTYTAQQLKVMQEVITMAVFAGFAVLVLGERLSWNYGAAALCLVAAVVFIFLPTGK
- a CDS encoding alanine dehydrogenase, coding for MSEVAGRVAVQVGARCLEKENGGAGLLVSGVPGVRGARVTILGGGVVGSNAARIAAGMRAEVTVIDRDLARLDALDREFGGRVTTLHATADAIEASVLASDLVIGAVFVPGAAAPKLISRAMVSRMQKGSVIVDVAIDQGGSIETSRPTTHADPTYIVDGVVHYCVTNMPGAVARTSAVALNNATLPFVMAVAGKGWRRAMAEDPHLRNGLTVHDRRITHPAVAAALGEKLYRAEEAIVP
- a CDS encoding class II aldolase/adducin family protein gives rise to the protein MSAVALAAAAREVARLGLVSGTAGNLSLRAGETLLVTPTGRELASLAAEDIVTLDREGRAVGEGRPTSEWRLHRAVLDTRPDLNAVVHTHSSCATAASALRRSIPAVHYTVVAAGGEDIPCAPYATPGSAALAEAAARAMAERDACLLAHHGVVAAGATLEAAVSLALMVEELARIWLRLLAATPDPPVLHAAEMASLKAAWATYRSGGMTEGLPSG